CGGTTAAAACGCACGAAGTCTGAATCTTCGGCGGAAAAACTACAGGTGTAGATCTCATCCGCGTGCAGCAGCGATGTGAGATGATCGGCAAGGTGATAGAAGTACTCTTGCATGATGTTATTCTCCTCCGAACACTTCTACACCGGTGAACAGACACGGCGGTGAGGCATGACCGACACGAATAACTTGATTCGGTTCGCCTTTGCCGCAATATGGTGACCCTAGCACTTCGACTGTGTCCAGTGCCCCGGCGGCTTTCAGACTGCGCCAGAAGGTCGCCGAAACGCCACGATAGTTGGGGTTTTTGACCACAGTCGTGAGCTTGCCGTTCTCGATACGTTGTCCCCATTCACAGCCAAACTGAAACTTGTTGCGGGAATCATCGATCGACCACGAACAGTTTGTTTGCATGTAGATGCCGTTCTCAATCGCCGCGACCATATCGGCAAAGGGCATCGTACCAGGTTCCAAGTTGAGGTTGGCCATGCGGTCAATCGGTGGACGGTTCCAACTGGCAGCGCGGGCATTGGCGACACCGGACAGTCCCGTCCGTGTTTGTGAGGTAATACCTCCTAAGCCGCGTAGAAGAATTCCGTCGCGGATGAGGTATTCACGTTGCGCCGGATGTCCATCATCATCAAAGCCATAGCTCGCAAATTCTTCAGCGCGGGTAGGGTCGAAGGTAATATTGAGGTGGTCCGAGCCGTAGCGATACGATCCGAACATATCTGGGGTTACAAAACTGGTCCCAGCGTAATTGCGTTCATCGCCAAGGATGCGGTCCAGCTCTAATGGATGACCAATCGACTCATGAATCTGCAAGATCATTTGATCCGGAGCGAGCAGGACGTCCATCGTTCCTGAAGGGCAATTGGGAGCGAGCAAGAGTTGGAGTGCTTCCTCGGCAATACGTGGGGCAGCAGTAAAAAATCCGCTCTGATCGAGAATTTCTAAACCACCCTGACGGCAATAACCACGGCCAGCAAAGGTGCGGCTTTGCGTTTCTGCTCCTGCGTTGGCGGTGGCACTGAGCATGGGGACAAGGTAACGGAATTGCTGTTGCACGAGGCCGTTATCTGCCGTGGCAAAAACCGTATCACTCTCTGTATACCAGAGGGAAGCATCCCAATCGACGATTCGCTCGTCAGTTTTTAAGCGAGTATTTTCCGCGCGGAGCAAATCGATTTTGTCGGCAAGAGAGATCGTGTCCCAGGCTTTCTGTACTGGGCTCGTGTATTCTCCAGTGGGATGGGGGAGGGGGACCTTGGAGAAGTCAACAACGCAGCGCCCGGCATTCGCATGGGCCCACGAGCGCGCATGCTCAGCTGCACGGCGCAGCCCTGTCGTCGTCAGATCACTCGTGGCGGCGTATCCTATACCGCCTTTATCAATTACTGTGATCATTGCCCCCATGTCTTCTGAGGCGGCGACGGGCTGCAGTACGTGTTGTCGGACAGACAGATACTCCGAACGGGCATGGACCAGTCGGAGCGAGCAGAACTCGACTTGGGGTGCAATCGAACGAAAATGGTCAACAATGCGCTCGTGCATTTATGCCTCTTTTTTCTCAGTGTTCAAAATCACTTCATGAATCTCAAGGACATTGGGACCAGCGAACATTTCTGCCGGGGGGCGATTGCTATGAGCGATACGGAAGGATTCACTCTTGGTCCAATCCCAAAACGCTTGCTCACTTTCCCAATATGTTTGCACCAGATAATAGCCTTGCTCAGCTTTTTCTTCCCATTGCCCAGTCTGGTGGTTGAAGCGGCGTTGCACAGGGCGTAAGACCAGGTTCTTGATGAATCCTGGTGATCGGTCAATAAGATGAGCACGATGACGGAAACGATCTTCAAATTCGGCCTCATGGCCAGCGGCGACGGGGATACGGTTAGTAACGATAAACACGGTCGAACCTCCTGTTACAGAAAGGTGCTGTTCAACGGATAGATGGAATCAGCGGAGCAAACAAGTTCCCTATCCTGCAGAAAGACGGTTATCCTTTTTCTTTTATCCGACTCGAAAAGAGGGTGTTTCATGAAAGTGTATCATAAGTTCGTATGGGTTGGTGTGTATCTCGCCATTGTTCTCGTCAACGTTCCGTCGGCGTGGGGAGACGCTGCAAGCGAGGCCTATGAGAAGGGCCTACGGCTCCTCCAGCAAGGACAGCACAATAATGCCATTCCAGAGTTTGATAAAGCCTTACGTCTAAATCCACGGTATGTGGAGGCCTATAATAAGCGAGGTGAGGCATTCAATGAGCTTGCCCAGTACGAACGTGCGCTCAAAGATTTCGATGCTGCACTTGGTCTGAACTCGCAGTTTGCTGAGGCATACTTCAATCGCGGCAATGCCTACAATGATCTTGGCCAGGCCGAACGAGCCATCAAAGACTATG
This DNA window, taken from Deltaproteobacteria bacterium, encodes the following:
- a CDS encoding antibiotic biosynthesis monooxygenase; amino-acid sequence: MFIVTNRIPVAAGHEAEFEDRFRHRAHLIDRSPGFIKNLVLRPVQRRFNHQTGQWEEKAEQGYYLVQTYWESEQAFWDWTKSESFRIAHSNRPPAEMFAGPNVLEIHEVILNTEKKEA
- a CDS encoding TldD/PmbA family protein — its product is MHERIVDHFRSIAPQVEFCSLRLVHARSEYLSVRQHVLQPVAASEDMGAMITVIDKGGIGYAATSDLTTTGLRRAAEHARSWAHANAGRCVVDFSKVPLPHPTGEYTSPVQKAWDTISLADKIDLLRAENTRLKTDERIVDWDASLWYTESDTVFATADNGLVQQQFRYLVPMLSATANAGAETQSRTFAGRGYCRQGGLEILDQSGFFTAAPRIAEEALQLLLAPNCPSGTMDVLLAPDQMILQIHESIGHPLELDRILGDERNYAGTSFVTPDMFGSYRYGSDHLNITFDPTRAEEFASYGFDDDGHPAQREYLIRDGILLRGLGGITSQTRTGLSGVANARAASWNRPPIDRMANLNLEPGTMPFADMVAAIENGIYMQTNCSWSIDDSRNKFQFGCEWGQRIENGKLTTVVKNPNYRGVSATFWRSLKAAGALDTVEVLGSPYCGKGEPNQVIRVGHASPPCLFTGVEVFGGE